A stretch of the Bacillus sp. FJAT-18017 genome encodes the following:
- a CDS encoding carbohydrate kinase family protein, whose product MVASSTVFCIGELLIDFFCTDVDVNLTEGKNFVKQAGGAPANVCAAIARLGGHAQFAGKVGNDPFGQFLKKTLEDVRVDTSMLILDDSHPTTQAFVSLKADGERDFIFNRGADAFVTEEELNKEVIMRNSILHFGSATALLQEPFKSTYVNLMLEAKKENKFVSFDPNYRHDLWKGRVKDFIDITKKCIGLADFVKMSDEELKIISGAKDVKEGISLLHLMGAKVVAVTLGANGTIVSNGKKSELVPSIRITSIDSTGAGDAFVGATLFQLSRVIDPQTLVEDFEELKRVIYFSNKVGAFVCTKVGAISTLPTEKDVSFFVGQ is encoded by the coding sequence ATGGTAGCGAGTTCAACAGTATTTTGCATAGGGGAATTGTTGATTGATTTTTTCTGTACCGATGTGGATGTTAACTTGACAGAAGGAAAGAATTTTGTGAAACAGGCTGGAGGTGCACCTGCGAATGTGTGTGCAGCAATTGCAAGATTGGGAGGACATGCACAGTTTGCCGGAAAAGTTGGGAATGACCCGTTTGGACAATTTTTAAAGAAAACATTAGAAGATGTAAGAGTGGATACCTCCATGCTTATTCTTGATGATTCCCATCCAACCACTCAAGCGTTTGTATCTCTAAAGGCCGATGGTGAAAGAGATTTTATTTTTAACCGAGGAGCAGATGCCTTCGTAACCGAAGAGGAACTGAATAAAGAAGTCATTATGAGGAACTCAATTCTTCATTTTGGGTCAGCTACAGCATTGTTACAGGAACCATTTAAATCCACATATGTGAACCTAATGCTGGAGGCCAAAAAAGAAAACAAGTTTGTGTCCTTCGATCCCAACTATAGACATGATCTATGGAAAGGAAGAGTAAAGGATTTTATTGATATAACCAAAAAATGTATTGGGTTAGCAGACTTTGTGAAGATGAGCGATGAAGAATTAAAAATAATCTCAGGCGCCAAAGATGTGAAAGAAGGTATCTCACTTCTCCACCTCATGGGGGCTAAAGTAGTAGCCGTTACATTAGGAGCAAATGGAACAATCGTTTCGAATGGAAAGAAAAGTGAATTGGTTCCGAGCATTAGAATCACTTCAATTGACTCTACAGGAGCAGGAGACGCATTCGTAGGGGCCACTCTCTTTCAATTGTCTAGAGTTATTGACCCTCAAACCTTAGTAGAAGACTTTGAGGAATTAAAAAGGGTAATCTACTTTAGTAATAAAGTCGGTGCTTTCGTTTGTACAAAAGTAGGAGCCATTTCAACATTGCCAACCGAAAAGGATGTTTCATTCTTTGTCGGGCAGTAA
- a CDS encoding ECF transporter S component → MNWKMKEVVLTVILSVTCGVIYLGWSTLWIPVSAIVGPVGAGFMFGIWVIASPIVAYIIRKPGAAFIAEVTAAAVELLTGSHFGLSALLVGVFQGIGAEMAFAIVRYKHYGLSTLMLSGALAAIMGMVYNVLANGFGFYTTEVFFTTLAIHIISGIILGGWLAKVVADALAMTGVLDQYELIKEKRKKGEIHVSGL, encoded by the coding sequence ATGAATTGGAAAATGAAGGAGGTAGTCCTTACAGTCATTCTCTCTGTTACTTGTGGAGTTATTTATTTGGGATGGTCAACTCTATGGATTCCGGTTTCGGCTATCGTGGGGCCAGTTGGTGCAGGCTTTATGTTTGGGATATGGGTGATTGCCAGTCCAATAGTTGCATATATCATTCGAAAACCAGGTGCTGCTTTTATTGCGGAGGTTACGGCGGCGGCTGTGGAACTCTTAACGGGAAGCCATTTCGGTCTTTCTGCGTTGTTAGTAGGAGTGTTTCAAGGGATTGGGGCTGAGATGGCTTTCGCGATAGTTAGATACAAGCACTACGGCCTCAGTACGTTGATGCTATCGGGTGCTCTGGCTGCAATAATGGGCATGGTGTATAACGTATTGGCTAATGGTTTTGGATTTTACACGACAGAAGTATTTTTTACCACGTTAGCAATTCATATAATTAGCGGAATCATTCTTGGTGGATGGCTGGCTAAGGTAGTAGCGGATGCACTAGCTATGACTGGTGTTTTAGACCAATATGAATTGATAAAAGAAAAACGAAAAAAAGGTGAGATTCATGTTTCTGGGCTGTAG
- a CDS encoding Fur-regulated basic protein FbpA, producing MGKLKDIVEQKRSELISKLIGLDNYRKNKKHLYELTLSELEYEYFKTQYSEHPHAGFGSIRWKN from the coding sequence ATGGGTAAATTAAAGGATATCGTTGAGCAAAAAAGAAGTGAGTTAATTAGTAAACTAATAGGCTTAGACAACTATAGAAAAAATAAAAAACATCTTTATGAATTAACATTGTCAGAATTAGAATACGAATATTTTAAAACGCAATATAGCGAGCATCCGCACGCAGGGTTTGGTTCTATTAGGTGGAAAAATTAA
- a CDS encoding energy-coupling factor transporter transmembrane component T family protein: MKSNDSFLAYLNPTIKLLSHLLVMFLLMTTTNPLVTFWIWVLGILIGVVFGGWKMTFILTRLLPYLGFFIFVFWMMAAFGEGEETIWRWAWFHITVESMNHGLTIALRMLGFVTYGLLFTSTTDLTLLIMSFIHQCKLSPKWAYGLLAGFRFIPLFQTELNQMKIAHKVRGYKQKNSWKAFIRYSLPLFTQGIRKSERIAIAMEVRGFTGGRDRTYYQTTRVVTKDWAYLLSLFFAVVGIILFIG, from the coding sequence ATGAAATCAAACGATTCCTTCCTCGCTTACCTAAATCCAACTATTAAATTACTCTCTCATTTGTTAGTTATGTTTCTGTTAATGACCACAACAAATCCACTAGTAACTTTTTGGATTTGGGTACTCGGGATATTGATTGGAGTTGTTTTTGGAGGATGGAAAATGACATTCATTTTAACAAGGCTGCTTCCGTACTTAGGATTTTTTATCTTTGTATTTTGGATGATGGCAGCTTTTGGAGAAGGGGAAGAAACCATTTGGAGATGGGCCTGGTTTCATATTACTGTGGAGAGTATGAATCATGGCTTAACGATTGCATTAAGGATGCTAGGGTTTGTTACATATGGTTTATTATTTACCTCAACAACAGACTTAACCTTACTAATTATGAGTTTCATTCATCAATGCAAACTTTCGCCAAAGTGGGCGTACGGTCTATTAGCAGGGTTTCGTTTCATCCCGTTATTCCAAACTGAACTTAACCAAATGAAAATCGCCCATAAGGTGAGAGGCTACAAGCAAAAGAATAGTTGGAAAGCTTTCATAAGGTACTCATTACCACTGTTTACGCAAGGAATACGAAAATCGGAACGAATTGCTATTGCGATGGAAGTACGGGGATTTACGGGTGGAAGGGATAGAACTTATTATCAAACCACTAGAGTGGTAACAAAAGACTGGGCTTATTTACTTTCTTTATTTTTTGCTGTAGTAGGGATTATCTTATTTATCGGCTGA
- a CDS encoding sulfite oxidase, whose amino-acid sequence MDTSKPNVKPYLLTRSLFPENQETPIQFIDTDFVPNKLFYRRNHFSYPALTYSNYWLPINGSVTKPTVLSMQDILQMPSKTLHVVLECSGDKRRFFKPKVFGEQFEKGAISQGIWKGVPLRFLLERSGIREGAREVVFEGYDFGERTDLDDVFPYARSLPLEKALHPDTIIAYEYNNKPIPFKHGYPLRLIVPQWYGMASVKWIKQIRVIDSNFTGPFQVIDYMYYPNRENNKDAFPVREINVNSTIQKPLDMQILNTGKHLIKGIAWTGNGFISKVEISVDGGSNWLTVTLEPARNEGYGWQSWSYEWNAANKGEYVIQSKATDSYGRTQPANPFWNRKGYGYNAVDKIKVKVE is encoded by the coding sequence ATGGACACTTCAAAACCTAACGTAAAACCATATTTACTTACACGAAGTTTGTTCCCCGAAAATCAGGAAACACCAATTCAATTTATCGATACTGACTTTGTGCCGAATAAATTATTTTATAGGAGGAACCACTTTTCTTATCCAGCTCTTACTTACTCAAATTATTGGCTTCCAATTAACGGGAGTGTAACAAAGCCAACAGTCCTATCCATGCAGGACATTCTTCAAATGCCTTCAAAAACATTACACGTTGTACTTGAATGTTCAGGCGACAAACGAAGGTTTTTCAAACCTAAAGTATTTGGAGAACAATTTGAAAAAGGAGCGATAAGTCAGGGTATTTGGAAGGGCGTACCATTACGCTTCCTGCTTGAACGTTCTGGAATAAGAGAAGGAGCGAGAGAAGTTGTTTTTGAAGGTTATGATTTTGGAGAAAGAACTGATTTAGACGATGTTTTCCCCTATGCTAGAAGTTTGCCTTTAGAGAAGGCGCTCCACCCTGACACCATCATTGCATATGAATACAACAACAAACCGATTCCATTCAAGCATGGTTATCCTTTGAGACTGATTGTTCCACAATGGTATGGAATGGCATCCGTGAAATGGATCAAACAAATCCGGGTGATCGATTCTAATTTTACTGGTCCCTTTCAGGTAATCGATTATATGTATTACCCTAACAGAGAAAATAATAAAGATGCCTTTCCTGTTAGGGAAATCAATGTGAACTCGACTATTCAAAAGCCTTTGGATATGCAAATCTTAAATACTGGGAAACATTTGATTAAAGGGATTGCCTGGACAGGTAACGGCTTTATTTCTAAGGTGGAAATAAGTGTAGACGGCGGGAGCAACTGGCTGACTGTAACATTAGAGCCCGCTAGAAATGAAGGGTATGGCTGGCAATCCTGGTCTTATGAATGGAATGCAGCGAACAAAGGTGAATATGTGATTCAGTCAAAAGCCACAGATTCATATGGCCGGACCCAGCCAGCTAACCCTTTTTGGAACAGGAAGGGTTATGGGTATAATGCCGTTGATAAAATTAAGGTTAAGGTAGAATAG
- a CDS encoding ABC transporter substrate-binding protein produces MISSKKVIAVTLATLLIATGCSNKSSETASKDYNLKDVSFPLKEKVTLNFLTQSSPLAPKDPNEKLIYKRLEEESGVHIKWKNYTSDVFAEKRNLAMASGDLPDAIIDAGYGDYELLKLAKDGAIVPVEDLIDQHMPNLKKVLEQAPEYKAMMTAPDGHIYSFPWIEELGSGKESIHSVDDLPWINVEWLNKLGLKMPKTTEDLKEVLIAFKTKDPNGNGKADEIPMSFISKPGGEDLAFLFGSFGLGENWDHTVVTNDGKVKFTSSDEGYQEGIKFLNELYKEGLVDIEAFEQDWNTYISKGKDNRYGLYFTWDKANITGMNEKYDLMPPLAGPDGHKNVARTNGMGFDRGRMVITSANKNLELTAKWIDELYEPLQSVQNNWGTYGDDKQQNIFEYDEAANMLKHLPLEGMAPVELRQKTNIGGPLAILDEYYGTVTTKPDDAAWRLGLLKEVMVPHMQAENIYPKVFFSIKELDRLTAIETDMFAFVMRKRAEWIQNGKVEKEWDSYLKELDRLGLQEWLKIKQAGYDRNQN; encoded by the coding sequence ATGATAAGTTCAAAAAAGGTAATTGCCGTCACTTTAGCAACGCTCTTAATTGCCACAGGCTGCAGCAACAAGAGCAGTGAAACGGCCTCAAAAGATTATAACTTGAAGGATGTTAGCTTTCCGTTAAAAGAAAAAGTAACACTTAATTTTTTGACACAAAGCTCACCCTTAGCCCCAAAAGATCCGAATGAAAAGTTGATTTACAAACGCCTTGAAGAAGAATCAGGTGTTCATATCAAATGGAAGAACTATACGTCTGATGTATTTGCTGAAAAGAGAAACCTTGCCATGGCGAGTGGCGATTTGCCTGACGCCATTATTGATGCAGGTTATGGTGACTATGAACTTTTAAAACTAGCAAAAGACGGAGCAATTGTCCCGGTTGAGGATTTAATTGACCAACATATGCCAAACCTGAAAAAAGTTCTGGAGCAAGCACCAGAGTACAAAGCAATGATGACAGCCCCGGATGGACATATTTATTCGTTCCCGTGGATTGAAGAGTTGGGGTCTGGAAAAGAAAGCATCCATTCTGTTGATGATCTTCCCTGGATCAACGTAGAATGGCTGAATAAATTGGGTCTGAAAATGCCTAAAACAACAGAAGATTTAAAAGAGGTATTAATTGCTTTTAAGACAAAGGATCCGAATGGAAACGGAAAAGCAGACGAAATCCCAATGTCCTTTATAAGTAAGCCTGGCGGGGAAGACTTAGCCTTTTTATTCGGCTCATTCGGCCTTGGTGAAAATTGGGATCATACAGTTGTCACAAACGATGGGAAGGTGAAGTTCACTTCTTCTGATGAAGGATATCAAGAGGGAATTAAATTTCTAAATGAGTTGTACAAAGAAGGATTAGTTGATATCGAAGCTTTTGAACAAGATTGGAATACGTATATTTCAAAAGGTAAAGATAATCGCTACGGCCTTTATTTTACCTGGGATAAGGCAAACATTACAGGAATGAACGAAAAATACGATCTAATGCCTCCGCTAGCAGGTCCAGATGGACATAAAAACGTAGCCCGTACCAATGGCATGGGCTTTGACAGAGGAAGAATGGTAATTACGAGTGCAAATAAAAACTTGGAATTAACGGCAAAATGGATTGATGAACTTTATGAACCACTCCAGTCAGTACAGAATAACTGGGGAACGTATGGTGATGACAAGCAACAGAACATTTTTGAGTATGACGAAGCGGCTAATATGCTAAAGCACTTACCTTTGGAAGGAATGGCTCCAGTTGAATTGAGACAAAAAACAAATATTGGCGGGCCGTTAGCTATTCTTGATGAGTATTACGGTACAGTGACCACAAAACCAGACGATGCAGCATGGCGGCTTGGCTTGTTGAAGGAAGTCATGGTTCCTCATATGCAAGCAGAAAACATTTATCCAAAAGTATTCTTCTCTATCAAAGAACTTGATCGTCTGACAGCTATTGAAACCGACATGTTTGCTTTTGTTATGAGAAAACGAGCCGAGTGGATTCAAAATGGAAAAGTCGAAAAAGAGTGGGATAGCTACCTGAAGGAGCTGGACCGTTTAGGTTTGCAGGAGTGGCTTAAGATTAAGCAAGCCGGTTACGACAGGAATCAAAACTAA
- the tenA gene encoding thiaminase II, whose protein sequence is MSFSAELRKEANPIFEAIFEHPFVRGIASGELGKEQLIHYVKQDFEYLNSFIRVYAAAIMKCEDREDMEMFNRQISFILNSEIHPHQNFCQVAGVRYEELQGFPLSPSALHYIRHMLTVAHEGTLGEILAVLLPCPWTYWEIGKRLLNEVEPDSSHPYYDWIHFYGNRTDSITPKFCARIDQWAKESTEKEKAKMKEHFLISCQLEYMFWDMAYKLEEWPVKMEAVNR, encoded by the coding sequence ATGAGTTTTTCGGCTGAATTGAGAAAAGAGGCAAATCCGATTTTCGAGGCTATCTTTGAACATCCTTTTGTACGAGGAATTGCCAGTGGTGAATTAGGAAAGGAACAGCTTATCCATTATGTCAAACAAGACTTTGAGTATTTGAATTCCTTTATCAGAGTCTATGCGGCAGCGATTATGAAATGCGAGGATCGTGAAGATATGGAGATGTTCAATAGGCAAATATCCTTCATATTAAACAGCGAAATCCATCCACATCAAAACTTTTGCCAGGTAGCAGGTGTTCGATATGAGGAACTGCAAGGATTTCCTTTATCACCGTCTGCACTTCATTACATACGTCATATGCTTACAGTTGCTCATGAAGGAACATTAGGTGAAATTTTGGCTGTTTTATTGCCATGTCCATGGACATATTGGGAAATTGGGAAAAGGTTGTTAAATGAGGTTGAACCGGATTCCTCACACCCCTATTATGACTGGATTCATTTTTATGGGAATCGGACGGATTCGATTACTCCAAAATTTTGCGCACGGATAGATCAATGGGCAAAGGAATCAACAGAGAAAGAAAAAGCAAAAATGAAAGAACACTTCTTAATCAGCTGCCAGCTTGAATATATGTTTTGGGATATGGCCTATAAACTTGAGGAATGGCCAGTGAAAATGGAGGCGGTAAACAGATGA
- a CDS encoding glycoside hydrolase family 32 protein, with the protein MSKTLYKEKYRLQFHFSPEEKWMNDPNGMVFFNGEYHLFYQHNPLGTTWGPMHWGHAVSKDLIHWEQLPIALNPDEYGTIFSGSAVVDWNDSTGFFNGEAGLVAIYTSHDTYPDSDRARQRQCLAYSRDNGRTWLKYEGNPVLTDENITDYRDPKVFWHKETNKWVMVLATGQTITFYTSTNLKEWEFASEFGRGSGSHDGVWECPDLFELAVDSDENNKRWVLLVSIGDNPSFPEGSRTQYFIGQFDGKTFINENSDNTTLWLDFGRDNYAGVSWSDLPDEDKRRIYIGWMSNWRYANVVPTDGWRSAMTLPRELTLATTESGVRLVQKVVSEFNQLRSNKEDIGNITLISEKEFNMTLPSELIELNFTFEKSDAAAFGIILENTVNEKVTIQYDTVAQKLFVDRMNAGECQFSDSFPAIQETTVTMENGQINLQVLLDTSSIEVFANGGKAVCTSLIFPSQAYRKLTLFSKDGSTHVRDAVLNNLSSIWD; encoded by the coding sequence ATGAGTAAAACATTATATAAAGAAAAATATCGATTGCAATTTCATTTCTCCCCAGAAGAGAAATGGATGAACGATCCAAATGGAATGGTATTTTTTAATGGTGAGTATCACTTATTTTATCAACACAATCCGCTTGGAACAACATGGGGGCCGATGCACTGGGGACATGCCGTTAGTAAAGATCTCATCCATTGGGAGCAACTTCCGATAGCCCTGAACCCTGATGAGTATGGGACAATTTTCTCAGGCAGCGCAGTCGTGGATTGGAATGATAGTACGGGCTTCTTTAATGGAGAGGCAGGATTGGTTGCTATTTATACAAGTCATGATACGTATCCTGATTCTGATAGGGCAAGACAGCGCCAATGCCTGGCATACAGTAGGGATAACGGGAGAACATGGTTAAAATACGAAGGAAACCCTGTTCTCACAGATGAGAACATTACCGACTATCGTGACCCGAAGGTGTTTTGGCATAAAGAGACAAACAAATGGGTGATGGTCCTTGCTACTGGACAAACAATAACCTTTTATACGTCAACGAATTTAAAAGAGTGGGAGTTTGCGAGTGAATTTGGGCGAGGTTCCGGCTCTCATGATGGGGTTTGGGAATGTCCGGATTTGTTCGAACTGGCCGTAGATAGTGATGAGAACAATAAGCGATGGGTCCTTCTTGTTAGTATTGGCGATAATCCTTCTTTTCCAGAGGGGTCAAGAACCCAATATTTTATTGGGCAATTCGACGGAAAGACATTCATAAATGAGAATTCCGATAATACAACACTTTGGCTTGATTTTGGCCGGGATAACTATGCAGGAGTAAGTTGGTCTGATCTTCCGGATGAAGATAAGAGACGGATATACATCGGCTGGATGAGTAATTGGCGTTATGCAAACGTAGTCCCTACAGACGGATGGCGCAGTGCTATGACTTTACCGAGGGAGCTAACCCTGGCAACAACTGAATCAGGAGTTCGTTTAGTGCAAAAAGTGGTGTCTGAATTTAACCAGTTAAGAAGCAACAAGGAAGATATAGGGAATATTACACTAATCTCTGAAAAAGAATTCAATATGACTCTACCGAGCGAATTGATAGAATTAAACTTTACGTTTGAAAAAAGCGATGCGGCCGCTTTCGGTATCATCCTGGAAAACACCGTTAATGAGAAAGTAACAATCCAATATGATACTGTAGCTCAAAAGCTATTTGTAGATCGTATGAACGCTGGTGAATGTCAATTCAGCGATTCGTTCCCGGCGATTCAAGAAACAACCGTAACTATGGAAAATGGTCAAATCAATCTGCAAGTATTGCTTGATACTTCCTCTATTGAAGTATTTGCAAACGGAGGAAAGGCTGTCTGTACCAGTCTTATCTTCCCGTCCCAAGCCTACAGAAAGCTAACCCTATTTTCCAAGGACGGATCAACCCATGTGCGAGACGCGGTACTTAATAACCTTTCATCCATATGGGATTAA
- a CDS encoding alpha/beta hydrolase family protein: MTKESKATETRRYTLEQFYGSESIAGNFISFDGKKILFSGDKTGIYNAYYVSTEDGTRTQLTHSEEDAVQVASFFSEDDRFLFLSDKGGNELLHIYVQDENGETVDLTPGEQERAQFYHWSKDGKSFFYGSNKRNPGFMDVYEMDIANFESTCIFTNGEGYEFGSVSPNKRFISLGKVTNANDSNVYIFDRETENFTHVTPHDGDVQNIPQRFSGNSESLYYLTDENDEFLYLKKYHIESETTEEFIREKWDIVTSHISKQGNYLVYSVNADARTVVKVLNVNSGQYLNLPELHGGQIIDLKFSADEEVISFLFSSPTSPTNLYTYTPETAELKKLTETLNPEINQADLTDAKVIRYPSFDGLKIPAIYYKPSVKAGEKAPALVYVHGGPGGQSRTDYNPLFQYLANHGYAVLAVNNRGSSGYGKTFFSAADLKHGEIDLEDCIQAKGFLKNQPEIDDEKIGIIGGSYGGYMVLAALAFRPDEFKAGVDIFGVSNWERTLKSIPAWWESFRDALYKKLGNPYTQTDYIRSISPLFHADKINKPLIVLQGANDPRVLQVESDEIVQALKTNNIPVEYIVFPDEGHGFMKKENRIKGYGAVLEFLDQYLKQ, encoded by the coding sequence ATGACAAAAGAGAGCAAGGCAACTGAAACAAGACGGTATACGCTCGAACAGTTTTATGGTTCGGAATCGATAGCGGGCAATTTTATTTCTTTTGATGGAAAGAAGATATTGTTTTCAGGGGATAAAACCGGCATCTATAATGCGTATTATGTTTCGACTGAAGACGGAACACGGACTCAGCTTACGCATTCCGAAGAAGATGCAGTGCAAGTTGCGTCCTTTTTTTCGGAAGATGACCGCTTCTTATTCTTAAGTGATAAAGGCGGGAATGAACTCTTACATATCTATGTGCAAGATGAAAATGGGGAAACGGTGGACCTGACTCCAGGAGAGCAGGAGCGGGCACAATTTTATCATTGGAGTAAAGATGGAAAGAGCTTTTTCTACGGTTCCAATAAACGGAACCCTGGGTTTATGGATGTATATGAAATGGATATTGCCAACTTTGAATCAACGTGTATTTTTACAAACGGTGAAGGGTATGAATTCGGGTCTGTTTCTCCTAACAAACGCTTTATTTCACTTGGGAAAGTAACCAATGCGAATGATTCAAATGTGTACATTTTTGATCGTGAAACAGAGAACTTCACCCATGTCACTCCGCATGATGGAGACGTTCAGAACATTCCTCAAAGGTTTAGCGGGAACTCCGAGAGCCTTTATTACTTAACGGATGAAAATGATGAGTTCCTTTATTTGAAAAAATATCATATTGAATCTGAAACTACAGAGGAATTTATCAGGGAGAAATGGGATATCGTTACCTCCCATATCTCGAAACAGGGCAACTATCTGGTTTATAGTGTGAATGCTGATGCAAGAACAGTGGTTAAGGTGTTGAATGTAAATTCCGGACAGTATCTGAATCTGCCAGAGCTGCACGGCGGGCAAATCATTGATTTAAAGTTTTCAGCTGATGAGGAAGTGATCTCTTTCTTGTTTAGCAGCCCGACTTCACCAACCAATTTATATACTTATACTCCTGAAACAGCTGAACTGAAAAAGCTCACAGAGACCCTGAATCCCGAAATCAACCAAGCTGATTTAACGGACGCAAAGGTGATCCGATATCCATCCTTTGACGGGCTTAAGATTCCAGCAATCTATTACAAACCAAGTGTAAAAGCCGGTGAGAAAGCTCCTGCTCTTGTATATGTTCACGGCGGTCCGGGCGGGCAATCGCGAACCGATTATAACCCGTTGTTCCAGTATCTTGCCAATCATGGATATGCTGTCCTGGCAGTGAACAACCGCGGCAGCTCGGGATATGGGAAAACTTTCTTTAGCGCAGCCGACCTGAAGCATGGGGAAATTGATCTGGAGGATTGCATCCAGGCGAAAGGCTTTTTGAAAAACCAACCTGAAATCGATGACGAAAAAATCGGCATCATCGGAGGAAGTTATGGCGGATATATGGTCCTGGCCGCATTGGCATTCAGGCCAGACGAGTTTAAGGCAGGTGTTGACATTTTTGGAGTATCCAACTGGGAACGCACACTGAAAAGCATTCCAGCCTGGTGGGAAAGCTTCCGCGATGCACTTTATAAAAAACTCGGAAACCCATACACCCAAACAGACTACATCCGAAGCATATCTCCATTATTCCATGCCGACAAGATTAACAAACCCCTCATTGTCCTGCAGGGAGCCAATGATCCGCGTGTGCTTCAAGTGGAATCCGACGAAATTGTTCAAGCCCTCAAAACGAACAATATTCCGGTAGAGTACATCGTCTTTCCGGATGAGGGGCATGGCTTCATGAAAAAGGAAAACCGGATAAAAGGATATGGGGCTGTACTTGAATTTCTGGACCAATATTTAAAACAATAA
- a CDS encoding ABC transporter ATP-binding protein: MFLGCRNLSIRFYNRSTSILNNISLSINKGEKVLILGPSGSGKSTLISALAGIIPEHVEAEVSGEVFLRSRAGVMLQDPDSQFCMLRVDEEIAFSLENQSIPRSEMEPAILDLMNKVGLKVDRKTSIETLSGGMKQRLALACLLGLEPEVLFFDEPTAQLDPAGRMEIFDLLKQMSQTTNKTMVIVEHVLDGCIDWMDRVILINESGSIIADGKPEEILRNYNHEMEEAGIWRPKLFPYKWMDVVENASHPLSIKLTNKLKTDSQARVNKDTLLGTDHVEIGYGKKRIVKGMNVSIHKGEWISIVGANGSGKSTFLKSLIRLAPIKNGSIHFQNKELKKWPDKELYEKAGFVFQNPELQFITDTVFDEIAFGGRQRNWQEEQIHAKTVQLLREFKLESLYNSHPFTLSVGQKRRLSVATMLLFDQPLLLLDEPTYGQDEKTASELIKRLKERQEKGTTIVMVTHDMDLVDTYSDQVILLNKGRVAYQGTPYGLFSNQTILSETEIIPPLHYQLAHARGERVLV; this comes from the coding sequence ATGTTTCTGGGCTGTAGGAATCTTTCCATTCGTTTCTATAATCGTTCTACTAGTATCCTTAATAATATTAGTTTGTCGATAAATAAGGGAGAGAAGGTATTAATACTTGGTCCGAGCGGGAGCGGGAAATCAACATTGATTTCTGCTCTTGCAGGTATCATTCCTGAGCATGTTGAAGCAGAAGTAAGCGGTGAAGTATTTCTAAGAAGTCGTGCCGGTGTCATGCTTCAAGACCCTGACTCTCAATTTTGTATGCTTCGTGTTGATGAAGAAATTGCGTTTAGTCTCGAAAATCAATCGATTCCTCGAAGTGAAATGGAACCAGCCATTTTAGATTTAATGAATAAAGTAGGATTAAAGGTTGATAGAAAAACTTCCATTGAAACACTGTCAGGGGGAATGAAACAAAGGCTGGCATTAGCCTGTTTGCTAGGATTAGAACCTGAAGTATTGTTTTTTGATGAACCAACAGCCCAATTAGACCCAGCAGGCAGGATGGAGATATTTGATTTATTGAAACAGATGTCACAAACTACAAATAAAACGATGGTAATTGTCGAACATGTGCTAGATGGATGCATTGATTGGATGGATCGGGTCATTTTGATTAATGAGAGCGGAAGCATTATCGCGGATGGGAAGCCAGAAGAGATTCTTCGCAATTATAATCATGAGATGGAAGAAGCAGGAATTTGGCGCCCTAAACTATTCCCTTATAAGTGGATGGATGTTGTCGAAAATGCCTCACACCCTCTATCTATCAAACTGACAAACAAGCTTAAAACAGACTCTCAAGCAAGGGTGAATAAGGATACTTTACTTGGAACAGACCATGTAGAAATCGGTTATGGCAAGAAGAGAATAGTGAAGGGAATGAATGTAAGCATCCATAAAGGTGAGTGGATTTCGATCGTTGGAGCGAATGGAAGTGGAAAAAGCACTTTCTTAAAAAGTTTGATCCGTTTAGCGCCAATAAAAAATGGCAGTATTCATTTTCAAAATAAGGAACTTAAAAAATGGCCGGATAAAGAATTGTATGAAAAAGCAGGTTTTGTTTTTCAAAATCCCGAGCTTCAATTTATAACAGATACAGTATTTGACGAAATTGCTTTTGGCGGCCGACAACGAAATTGGCAAGAAGAGCAGATTCATGCCAAAACTGTTCAACTATTAAGGGAGTTTAAATTGGAGTCGCTTTACAATTCTCACCCTTTTACTCTAAGTGTAGGACAAAAACGGCGGTTAAGTGTTGCAACCATGTTATTGTTTGATCAACCTTTATTATTGCTTGATGAACCAACCTACGGTCAAGATGAAAAAACAGCAAGTGAACTTATTAAGCGATTAAAGGAGAGACAGGAAAAGGGAACCACCATTGTGATGGTTACTCACGATATGGATTTGGTTGATACTTATTCCGATCAAGTCATTCTCTTAAATAAAGGAAGAGTTGCCTATCAAGGGACACCATACGGGTTATTTTCTAATCAAACTATTTTAAGTGAGACGGAGATCATTCCGCCACTTCATTACCAGCTAGCTCATGCAAGAGGGGAGCGTGTACTTGTATGA